The Flavobacterium sp. 140616W15 sequence ACTTGGTCTAGGGTTATTTTATGTAAAGCAAATTGTAGAAAGCTATAAAGGGACTATAACTGTAAAAAGTGTAGAAAATAAAGGGACATCATTATTAATTTCAATCCCATTACAATGATACATATTTTATTAGCCGAAGATGATTTAGATTATGCTTTTATTTTAAAGCAATTTTTAGAAATATCTGGTTTTAAGGTTAGTTGGGCTAAAGATGGAATTGAAGCCTATGCCCTGTTTTCTACAATAAAACCAGATATATGCGTGCTTGATGTTATGATGCCCAATATGGATGGATTTACCTTAGCCGAAAAGATAATTGAATCTCATCCTGAGGTACCAATTGTTTTTCTTACAGCAAAAGGGTTAAAAGAAGATAAAATAAGGGGACTCAAGCTTGGTGCAGATGATTATGTAGTGAAACCATTTGAAGTAGATGAACTTATTTTGCGAATTACCAATATTCTGAAACGTATTAATAAAGCTCCTATAATAAAAGCATCAGTTAAACAAATGGCTATAGGAGATTATATGTTTGATATTGAAAACTTTATGCTAACTCATAAAAAAGCAACTCACCGAATTACTGAACGTGAGGCACATTTAATACAGTATTTATATAATAACAGAAACAAACTTTTAAAAAGAGAAGATATATTAAAAGAAATATGGGGTAATGATGATTTCTTTTTGGGCAGAAGTATGGATGTATTTATCAGTCGCTTAAGAAAGTATTTTAAAGAAGATACCTCTATTTCTATTTTGAGTATTCGCGGAATTGGTCTTGAATTTAATGTTAAATCAAATAATTAATAAAATGATAAAAATAATTTTTGTGTTAGTGTTTATGCTTTGTTCTTTTATAATAAATGCACAATCTAAAACAACAAGTAGTAGTTCCTCTTCCTCAATAACTAAAATTGATGGAGTTGAAAGAGAGCACAGTTCAATATCTGTCAATGATTCAGAAACTTTTTATAGTTTAAGAGCTAAATTTACTTCGGATAAAAAAGACGAAATTATAAAATTATTATCCGATAATATCGATGACGAATACAGAAGTGTTTTGGGTAAAACTTTTAAATGGATTAAAGAAGAAAATGGTGAAGTAGCCTTCTCTTTTGTAGTTACTGATAATCAATTAAAAATAAGTATAGAAAAGGATCTGATTTCTAATGGAACCTTTAATAAATTTAAAAATTTAGGAGAGTCACTTAAAACAGTAATTTCTAATAAAAAATAGTTTATTTAAAGATTTTATTTATCCAAAATAGCCTCTCTTCTACCCTTTTATTTTAGATTATTAATTCTTTATGATTAAAAAAATCTACAATTGCTTTTTAAGAAATTTAGGAGCTTTTCTTTGTTTGATTCAGAACAGAAACACTAATTTAAGAAAAAAATGTATCTTTGCTACCTCTAAAAAAACGTAACAATTTATGTGAAAAATAATTTCTTTCGGACAATCAAGAAGGTAAGCTACAAATGTAGTTTACTCAATTTATTCATCTTACAAGAAAGAAATTATGCTTATTCTACAAAACATCTCATATACACATCCGAACAAGGAATTGTTATTTGACAACATTAGTTTTACTGTCAATACTAACGAAAAAATAGCCTTAATAGGCAACAATGGTATTGGAAAATCGACTTTACTCAAAATCATTGCTGGTGAATTGCAACCATCTAATGGACGAGTTAGTTGTAGCTCCGAGCCTTATTATATACCACAAGTATTTGGTCAATATAATCATTTTACCATTGCTCAGGCATTACAAATTGAAGATAAACTCAATGCCCTTAAAGAAATACTAAATGGCAATGTAACCGAAACGAATCTTAATGTATTAAATGATGATTGGACAATAGAGGAACGTTGTAATACTACTTTAAAATATTGGCAATTAACAGACTTGGATTTATCACAAAAGCTAGAAACTTTAAGCGGAGGACAAAAGACAAAGGTTTTTCTTGCCGGTATTTCTATTCATCAGCCAGAAATGGTTCTTTTAGACGAACCAAGTAATCATCTTGATAATGCCGCTAGGCAATTATTATATGAATTTATCCAATCTACACCATGTGCTTTAATTATTGTAAGTCACGACAGAAAGCTACTAAATATTTTAAGCACTGTTTTTGAACTAAGTAAGCGAGGGATTAGTGTTTATGGTGGCAATTATGATTTTTATGCTGAGCAAAAGGAGATAGAACAAAATGCACTTAATCAGGATCTACACAATAAAGAAAAAGCATTGCGTAAAGCCAAAGAAAAAGAACGTGAAATTCTGGAACGTCAACAAAAACTTGATGCACGCGGGAAAAAGAAACAGGAAAAAGCTGGTGTAGCCCGAATAATGATAAATACCTTAAGGAATAATGCCGAGAATAGCACATCAAAAATAAAAGATATGCACAACGAAAAGATTAATGGTATTTCGCAAGAGTTACAAGAATTACGCTTAGCCTTACCAGATATTGATAAAATGAAATTTGGTTTTGATAATTCATTATTGCACAAGGGTAAAATACTATTTAATGCTAAAGATATCAATTATTGTTATGATGATGAATTTCTTTGGAGACAAAACCTAGATATCCAAATCACAAGTGGCGAACGCATTGCATTAAAAGGTGTAAATGGTTCAGGAAAAACTACTTTGATAAAAATTATACTCGGAAAATTAGAACCCATAGTCGGTGTCGTATCTCGTGCAGAGAATAAATCAGTTTATATCGATCAGGATTATTCTATTATAAACAGCAAGCTTAAAGTGTACGATCAGGCACAAGAATTTAATACCACGGCATTACAAGAACATGATATCAAGATGAGGCTCAACCGTTTCTTATTTACCAGAGAAGATTGGGATAAACCTTGCAATGTACTAAGTGGTGGTGAAAGAATGCGTTTGATGCTTTGTTGCATAACCATAGATAACCAGTCTCCAGATATTATAATTCTAGACGAACCAACTAATAATCTCGATATACAAAACATCGAAATATTAACTACAGCAATTAATGAATTTAAAGGAACCCTAATCGTTATTTCACATGACGAATACTTTTTGGAACAGATAAATATAGAACGAACCATTCTATTGAAAAATTCATTATAAGTTATTTGGTTTTGGTAATTTAATTTATATCTATCTAAAAATGAATGTATTGTGAAATACATTCATTTTTTTAGTTACATACATTGTATAGCTATGTATTTTGCTATATATTTGTCTTAACAAATAAAATTTTATTATGAATGAAACTTTTGTTACAAACTGGAAATCGCAGGTAAAAAAAGGGACACTTACTTTTATCATTCTTAATGTACTCAAAGAAAATGAGTATTATGGTTATGAGCTTATAGAACAAATAAAGCAACATACCGAAATAGAGATTGCTGAAGGGACCTTGTATCCGCTGATGAATAGGTTAAAAACTGAAAATTTGGTTGACTCTAAATGGGTAGAACAAGAAACTGGAATTCCTAGAAAATATTATTCTCTAACTCCTACAGGAATAAAAACACTTGTTCATATGAATGAGTATTGGAAAAATTTAGAAAATGCCATTCAAAAAATAATCAAATGAAAACAAAAGAAATAAAATTTACTCAAGAGGCTTCAAAAAGAGTTTATAACGATTATATGAAGCGTATTTTAAAGGTTACAGATATCTTATCTAAAGATGACAAACAAGATATTTACATGGAATTTAATAGTCATATATTTGAAGCGCTTCAACATAAAAACGGACTTAATGAAATTGATGTATTATTAGATGTCATCGAAAAACTAGGTATTCCAGAAGAAGTTTTAAAACCACTTATTGCTGATAAAAAGCTTGAACAAGCTACTAAGACATTTAATCCAATTCATGTTTTCAGAGCTTTGTTATTAAATGTAACCAATGGTTTTTCTTATATCATCTTTTTTATTTTATATCTTTTATTATTTGTTTTTGTGTTCTTAATTTTTGCAAAAATAAATAATCCTTCTGAAGTTGGATTCTGGTATAAAGAGGGTTCTTCTTTCGTATTAGGAATCAGTAATAAAGCAAACCAAAACGGAATTCCAGAAATATTAGGCAATGCATTTATTCCAGTTATGTTAGCTTCTATACTACTGTTTTACTTCTTAATTACATTATTATTAAAATTCAAGAAATCAATCAATACTAAATAAATCACTATGAAAAGAATCCTAATTACCAGTCTGCTTATCGTAAGCATTACAAGTTGTTTCTCGCAAACACTCAATAATCAAAGAATAGATAGTCTGTTTCAGATTTTAGAAAAAAAGATAAATTCATGGGCAGCATAGCTGTTTCAGAAAATGGAAAATTATTATACACTAAAGCCATAGGTTATGCGGATGTAGAAAATTTAAAAAAGGCAACTGTTGGGACTAAATACAAAATTGGTTCTATATCTAAAATGTTTACGGCTTCATTGATTTTTAAAGCAATTGAAGAGAATAAACTAACATTAGGTCAAACTCTAGATGCTTATTATCCACAAATTGAAAATTCTAAAAAATAACTATTGAGAATTTATTAAATCATAGAAGTGGTATTCATAATTTTACTAATGAAGAGAATTTAAGATCTGATG is a genomic window containing:
- the abc-f gene encoding ribosomal protection-like ABC-F family protein; the encoded protein is MLILQNISYTHPNKELLFDNISFTVNTNEKIALIGNNGIGKSTLLKIIAGELQPSNGRVSCSSEPYYIPQVFGQYNHFTIAQALQIEDKLNALKEILNGNVTETNLNVLNDDWTIEERCNTTLKYWQLTDLDLSQKLETLSGGQKTKVFLAGISIHQPEMVLLDEPSNHLDNAARQLLYEFIQSTPCALIIVSHDRKLLNILSTVFELSKRGISVYGGNYDFYAEQKEIEQNALNQDLHNKEKALRKAKEKEREILERQQKLDARGKKKQEKAGVARIMINTLRNNAENSTSKIKDMHNEKINGISQELQELRLALPDIDKMKFGFDNSLLHKGKILFNAKDINYCYDDEFLWRQNLDIQITSGERIALKGVNGSGKTTLIKIILGKLEPIVGVVSRAENKSVYIDQDYSIINSKLKVYDQAQEFNTTALQEHDIKMRLNRFLFTREDWDKPCNVLSGGERMRLMLCCITIDNQSPDIIILDEPTNNLDIQNIEILTTAINEFKGTLIVISHDEYFLEQINIERTILLKNSL
- a CDS encoding PadR family transcriptional regulator translates to MNETFVTNWKSQVKKGTLTFIILNVLKENEYYGYELIEQIKQHTEIEIAEGTLYPLMNRLKTENLVDSKWVEQETGIPRKYYSLTPTGIKTLVHMNEYWKNLENAIQKIIK
- a CDS encoding serine hydrolase, whose translation is MGSIAVSENGKLLYTKAIGYADVENLKKATVGTKYKIGSISKMFTASLIFKAIEENKLTLGQTLDAYYPQIENSKK
- a CDS encoding response regulator transcription factor yields the protein MIHILLAEDDLDYAFILKQFLEISGFKVSWAKDGIEAYALFSTIKPDICVLDVMMPNMDGFTLAEKIIESHPEVPIVFLTAKGLKEDKIRGLKLGADDYVVKPFEVDELILRITNILKRINKAPIIKASVKQMAIGDYMFDIENFMLTHKKATHRITEREAHLIQYLYNNRNKLLKREDILKEIWGNDDFFLGRSMDVFISRLRKYFKEDTSISILSIRGIGLEFNVKSNN